One Clostridia bacterium DNA window includes the following coding sequences:
- a CDS encoding four helix bundle protein — MSDNKLLDLSFEFAVAVVNLADGIKLPKSSYMIDQFARAGTSVGANIHEAQYAHSKADFVAKLEIALKEANETSYWLKLLHETNRIDDAAYSNTEKVCGNIRRLLIASCQTAKRSNEKTDLR, encoded by the coding sequence ATGTCGGATAACAAACTCCTTGATCTTTCTTTTGAATTTGCCGTTGCTGTCGTGAACCTTGCCGACGGTATTAAATTGCCCAAAAGTTCATATATGATAGATCAATTTGCTCGCGCCGGAACATCTGTCGGTGCCAATATACACGAAGCACAGTACGCACACAGTAAAGCGGATTTTGTCGCTAAACTAGAAATAGCATTAAAGGAAGCGAATGAAACAAGCTATTGGCTTAAGCTACTTCACGAAACAAATCGCATTGATGACGCTGCTTATAGCAACACGGAAAAAGTGTGCGGGAACATCAGAAGGCTTTTGATAGCCTCCTGCCAAACGGCAAAGAGGAGCAATGAAAAAACTGATTTGAGGTAA
- a CDS encoding heavy-metal-associated domain-containing protein — MFEITLDIDGMMCGMCESHVNGAIRNAFDVKKVTSSHSEGKTVIISAEDIPDEKLREIIAETGYELKGISRKPYEKKGLFGIFKK; from the coding sequence ATGTTTGAAATAACCCTCGATATCGACGGAATGATGTGCGGAATGTGCGAATCGCACGTAAACGGCGCGATACGCAACGCTTTTGACGTCAAGAAGGTCACATCCTCCCATTCCGAAGGAAAAACGGTCATTATCTCCGCCGAGGATATCCCCGACGAGAAGCTCCGCGAGATCATCGCGGAAACCGGGTACGAGCTGAAAGGCATTTCGCGCAAGCCGTATGAGAAAAAGGGCCTCTTCGGCATCTTCAAAAAGTAA
- a CDS encoding HAD family phosphatase — protein MKYKLAAADLDGTLLDKSSQITDATVAAVKAAQKEGLIFTICTGRAQSTVVMGYIERLGLACPVITYNGAMLIKPDGEIVYRRDLEDDDAVEAYEAGTERGTDMIVWSDNRLFFSKLTPETAFYRTFYPHADLTVIGSPDEIRDIVKRGITKIIYVSPPEKTADNQAFVDGRFQGRITAFRSAPTLIELVHRDVSKGNALLKLAEFYGVPREQTVAFGDEKNDIPMIEAAGLGVAMANAVPELKAVADYVTLSNAEDGVAAALYEMIAGRL, from the coding sequence ATGAAATACAAACTCGCCGCCGCCGATCTCGACGGCACGCTGCTTGACAAAAGCTCGCAAATAACCGACGCCACCGTCGCCGCTGTCAAAGCCGCGCAAAAAGAGGGACTTATCTTCACCATATGCACCGGAAGGGCGCAGAGCACAGTCGTTATGGGCTACATCGAGCGCCTCGGTCTCGCCTGCCCCGTCATCACCTACAACGGCGCGATGCTGATAAAGCCGGACGGCGAGATCGTCTACCGCCGCGACCTCGAGGACGACGACGCCGTCGAAGCGTACGAGGCCGGAACGGAGCGCGGCACGGATATGATCGTATGGTCGGATAACCGCCTCTTTTTCAGCAAATTGACGCCCGAAACCGCGTTTTACAGGACCTTCTACCCGCACGCGGACCTCACGGTGATAGGTTCCCCCGACGAGATACGCGACATCGTCAAGCGCGGGATAACGAAGATAATCTACGTCAGCCCGCCGGAAAAAACAGCGGACAATCAGGCGTTCGTCGACGGGCGCTTCCAAGGCAGGATCACGGCGTTCCGTTCCGCGCCTACCCTCATCGAGCTCGTCCACCGAGACGTTTCAAAAGGAAACGCACTGCTGAAGCTCGCCGAGTTCTACGGCGTTCCGCGCGAGCAGACCGTCGCTTTCGGCGACGAGAAAAACGATATCCCGATGATCGAGGCCGCCGGGCTGGGAGTCGCCATGGCGAACGCCGTTCCGGAGCTGAAGGCCGTCGCCGACTACGTTACCCTTTCCAACGCGGAGGACGGGGTCGCTGCCGCGCTTTATGAGATGATCGCGGGACGACTCTGA
- a CDS encoding cation:proton antiporter: protein MEASILLNIGLAILAGLLMSRLAKLLKLPAVTAYLVAGVLLGPFCIGALGVPALGFANDEQMNTLKIISDVALGFIAFAIGNEFRLSSLKKTGRQATVIGIVQAVVATLFVDAVLITLHFIMPDKISLSAAITLGAIASATAPAATLMVVRQYKAKGPLTSLLLPIVALDDAVGLVVFSVSFGIARALQTGAPDVMSIAVEPIIEIVCSLLLGTIMSLLLTFLERFFHSRSKRLSLAITFVFITVGISMLDFTIGGVHFGFSSLLTCMMLGTIFCNLCDFSEELMERCDRWTAPLFIIFFVVSGAQLKLSVFSDIAVVVIGLLFILFRSAGKYIGAYFSASAMRCDAKTTKYLGITLLPQAGVALGMSVTAMELGSTDGVLIRNIVLFAVLIYELVGPMLTKMALSRAGEIEEEGKTNSRGAKV, encoded by the coding sequence ATGGAAGCGTCAATACTTTTGAATATCGGTCTGGCGATACTCGCCGGACTTCTCATGTCGCGTCTCGCGAAGCTGCTGAAGCTCCCCGCCGTCACCGCGTATCTCGTCGCCGGCGTACTGCTCGGCCCGTTCTGCATCGGCGCGCTCGGAGTGCCCGCGCTCGGATTCGCGAACGACGAGCAGATGAACACGCTGAAGATCATCTCCGACGTCGCGCTCGGTTTCATCGCCTTCGCGATCGGGAACGAGTTCCGGCTTTCTTCGCTGAAAAAGACCGGAAGGCAGGCGACGGTCATCGGCATCGTTCAGGCGGTCGTCGCGACCCTCTTCGTCGACGCGGTGCTGATAACCCTGCACTTCATAATGCCGGACAAGATCTCCCTCTCCGCCGCGATAACGCTCGGCGCGATCGCGTCCGCGACGGCTCCGGCGGCGACGCTGATGGTCGTAAGGCAGTATAAGGCAAAGGGCCCGCTGACTTCCCTGCTGCTCCCCATAGTCGCGCTCGACGACGCGGTCGGACTGGTGGTGTTCTCCGTTTCCTTCGGCATCGCCAGAGCGCTGCAGACCGGCGCTCCGGACGTTATGTCCATCGCCGTCGAGCCGATAATCGAGATAGTCTGCTCGCTGCTGCTCGGCACGATAATGAGCCTGCTTCTGACATTCCTCGAGCGGTTCTTCCACTCGCGCTCGAAGCGTCTGTCGCTCGCGATAACCTTCGTTTTCATCACCGTCGGCATCTCGATGCTCGACTTCACGATCGGCGGAGTGCACTTCGGCTTCTCCTCGCTGCTGACCTGCATGATGCTCGGAACGATCTTCTGCAATCTCTGCGACTTCTCCGAGGAGCTTATGGAGCGCTGCGACCGCTGGACCGCGCCGCTTTTCATCATCTTCTTCGTGGTCTCCGGCGCGCAGCTGAAGCTCTCGGTCTTCTCCGATATCGCGGTCGTGGTTATCGGTCTGCTCTTCATCCTCTTCCGCTCCGCCGGAAAGTATATCGGCGCGTATTTCAGCGCTTCCGCGATGCGCTGCGACGCGAAAACGACGAAGTACCTCGGCATTACGCTCTTGCCGCAGGCGGGCGTCGCGCTCGGAATGTCCGTCACCGCGATGGAGCTCGGAAGCACGGACGGAGTGCTTATACGCAACATAGTGCTTTTCGCCGTTCTGATATACGAGCTGGTCGGCCCGATGCTCACGAAAATGGCGCTCTCCCGCGCCGGCGAGATCGAGGAGGAAGGCAAAACCAACTCCCGCGGCGCAAAGGTCTGA
- a CDS encoding phosphopentomutase, protein MKRVFLIVLDSAGIGNAPDAADFGDKGANTLKTISASPEFSVPNMKRLGLFNIDGVTCGEKEREPIGAYGRFFELGKGKDTIGGHWEIAGVVASKPMPTYPDGFPPEIITEFERLTGRKAIVNKPYSGTEILKDYGKQHVDTGALIVYTSADSVFQIAAHEEVVPIEKLYEYCRIARGILVGEHAVGRVIARPFVGTEGNYTRTSNRHDFAFPAPGRTVLDELKDAGRDVIAVGKITDIFAGRGVTETILTKGNTDGMAKTLAVAQRDFDGLCFVNLVDFDAVYGHRNNVDGYAAAMTEFDRWLGDFMPQMRDDDVLMITADHGCDPGYPGTDHTREAIPLLMYGRNVKPRSLGTHAGFDGISRIVKNYLM, encoded by the coding sequence ATGAAACGCGTTTTTCTCATCGTTCTCGACAGCGCCGGCATCGGTAACGCCCCCGACGCCGCGGATTTCGGCGACAAGGGCGCGAACACCCTGAAGACGATCTCGGCTTCGCCCGAGTTTTCCGTCCCGAATATGAAGCGCCTCGGGCTTTTCAATATCGACGGCGTGACCTGCGGCGAAAAAGAACGCGAGCCGATAGGCGCTTATGGCAGATTTTTCGAGCTCGGCAAGGGCAAGGACACCATCGGCGGCCACTGGGAGATCGCAGGCGTCGTCGCGTCAAAGCCCATGCCGACCTATCCGGACGGCTTTCCGCCTGAGATAATAACCGAATTCGAGCGCCTCACGGGCAGAAAGGCGATAGTCAACAAGCCGTATTCCGGCACCGAGATACTGAAAGACTACGGCAAACAGCACGTCGACACCGGCGCGCTCATCGTCTACACCTCCGCGGACAGCGTCTTCCAGATCGCCGCGCACGAAGAGGTCGTGCCTATCGAGAAGCTTTACGAATACTGCCGCATCGCGCGCGGCATACTCGTCGGCGAACACGCCGTCGGCAGAGTCATAGCGCGCCCCTTCGTCGGCACTGAGGGTAATTACACCCGCACTTCCAACCGCCACGACTTTGCGTTTCCCGCGCCCGGACGTACCGTCCTCGACGAGCTGAAGGATGCCGGCAGGGACGTTATCGCCGTCGGTAAGATAACCGACATTTTCGCCGGCAGAGGCGTGACCGAAACGATACTGACAAAGGGCAACACCGACGGTATGGCGAAGACGCTCGCCGTCGCTCAGCGCGATTTCGACGGGCTCTGCTTCGTCAATCTCGTCGATTTCGACGCGGTCTACGGCCACCGCAACAACGTCGACGGCTACGCCGCCGCCATGACGGAATTCGACCGCTGGCTCGGTGATTTCATGCCGCAGATGCGCGACGACGACGTGCTCATGATAACCGCCGACCACGGCTGCGACCCGGGATATCCCGGCACAGACCATACTCGCGAGGCGATACCGCTGCTGATGTACGGCAGGAACGTCAAGCCGCGCAGCCTCGGCACTCACGCCGGCTTCGACGGCATCTCGCGTATCGTGAAGAACTATCTGATGTAA
- the deoC gene encoding deoxyribose-phosphate aldolase, with the protein MEREYILSKVDHTLLKQGATLADIKKLIDEGIEYKTASVCIPPYYVKAGAEYAAGRLPICTVIGFPNGYSVTAAKVCEAIEAIESGAEEIDTVINVCMVKNGEYDALLQELKILRKVCTGKILKVIIETCLLTEEEKIEMCRVVSESGADFIKTSTGFGGGGATLEDVRLMRAHCADHVKIKASGGVRSFEDAEKFIEAGADRLGTSSLVKICAEGK; encoded by the coding sequence ATGGAAAGAGAATACATATTATCCAAGGTCGACCACACGCTTCTGAAGCAGGGCGCGACGCTCGCGGATATCAAAAAGCTCATTGACGAGGGGATCGAATACAAAACGGCTTCCGTCTGCATTCCGCCGTATTACGTCAAGGCGGGCGCGGAGTACGCGGCCGGCAGACTCCCGATCTGCACCGTGATCGGCTTTCCGAACGGATACTCCGTCACCGCGGCGAAGGTCTGCGAAGCCATCGAGGCGATCGAGTCCGGCGCGGAGGAGATCGACACCGTCATCAACGTCTGCATGGTGAAAAACGGCGAATACGACGCGCTCCTGCAGGAGCTTAAAATACTGCGCAAGGTCTGCACGGGCAAGATACTGAAGGTCATCATCGAGACCTGCCTGCTGACCGAGGAGGAAAAAATCGAGATGTGCCGCGTCGTATCCGAATCCGGCGCGGACTTCATAAAAACCTCCACCGGTTTCGGCGGAGGCGGAGCGACGCTCGAAGACGTCCGGCTCATGCGCGCCCACTGCGCCGATCACGTTAAAATCAAGGCGTCCGGCGGCGTCCGTTCCTTCGAGGACGCGGAAAAGTTCATCGAAGCGGGCGCTGACCGCCTCGGCACGAGCTCGCTCGTGAAGATATGCGCGGAGGGCAAATGA
- a CDS encoding polysaccharide deacetylase family protein, whose protein sequence is MFVKTFKIKTAAVAAAAAVTLVTGALLGGFAAVKTASAKKELPIYSVERGDKKIAISFDAAWGNEQTGKLIDILAEYGVKTTFFVVGSWVDKYPDSVKALADAGHEVMNHSNTHPHLTRLDVQRMEEEINACSDKIEALTGRRPDLLRAPYGDYDDTVIKTVHRLGVYPIQWDVDSLDWKDISAEKIAERVLRGVKDGSIVLFHNGGKHTAEALPAILSELQSRGYEIVPVSELILRDNYYIDHTGRQKPEIVNNTGPTGQ, encoded by the coding sequence ATGTTTGTTAAAACGTTTAAGATAAAAACCGCGGCGGTCGCCGCGGCCGCGGCCGTGACGCTCGTAACGGGTGCTTTATTGGGCGGTTTCGCGGCGGTGAAGACGGCTTCCGCGAAGAAGGAACTGCCGATATACAGCGTTGAGCGTGGTGATAAGAAGATTGCGATAAGTTTCGACGCCGCGTGGGGAAACGAGCAGACGGGGAAGCTTATCGACATACTCGCGGAGTACGGCGTGAAAACGACCTTCTTCGTCGTCGGGTCGTGGGTGGATAAATACCCCGACTCCGTCAAGGCGCTTGCCGACGCGGGGCACGAGGTGATGAACCACTCGAACACGCACCCGCATCTGACGCGCCTCGACGTTCAGCGCATGGAGGAGGAGATAAACGCCTGCTCTGACAAGATCGAGGCGCTGACCGGCAGGCGCCCCGACCTGCTCCGCGCGCCGTACGGCGACTACGACGACACGGTGATAAAAACCGTCCACCGCCTCGGCGTTTACCCGATACAATGGGATGTCGACTCGCTCGACTGGAAGGACATTTCCGCGGAAAAAATCGCCGAAAGGGTGCTTCGCGGCGTGAAGGACGGCTCGATCGTGCTCTTCCACAACGGCGGAAAGCACACCGCGGAGGCGCTGCCGGCGATACTTTCCGAGCTGCAGAGCCGCGGTTACGAGATCGTGCCGGTATCCGAGCTGATACTGCGCGATAACTATTATATCGACCACACCGGCAGACAGAAACCCGAAATAGTGAATAACACAGGGCCGACCGGACAATAA
- a CDS encoding M15 family metallopeptidase, which translates to MPKHARKPNYRNIALVGVAVLLVILIIVLIVSMIGRKKPEPAAGSLESISSSSFESSEEVDSSSEDSSSEEESSSSAEESSSFSSSSGKPESSSSSSSSSSETTTPTGKYVAMPETPYSYDTTGKTVRNAFDENGEVDLLFPINSTYYITRNFQVAKLETVDGDYKMDYRAAPHCREMLAAMRKELNSDISAFSTYRSYSYQEGNFQRKVNKLISKGYSKTDAYNTAATIVAIPGTSEHQLGLAIDVYLWSLYKRDGELNESFEGTKEYKWLQEHAWEYGFILSYPKDKIKDTGIIYEPWHYRYVGIENAKAIRDSGKLLSQWLEDQNIVYVYNGK; encoded by the coding sequence ATGCCCAAGCACGCAAGAAAGCCGAATTACAGGAATATCGCACTCGTGGGAGTGGCGGTCTTGCTTGTGATTCTTATAATAGTTCTTATCGTTTCGATGATTGGCAGGAAGAAGCCGGAACCCGCTGCCGGTTCGCTGGAGTCGATTTCCTCGAGCAGCTTCGAGAGCTCGGAGGAGGTGGACAGCAGCTCCGAAGACAGCAGTTCCGAGGAGGAAAGCAGCAGTTCCGCTGAGGAAAGCAGTTCGTTCAGCTCCTCGAGCGGCAAACCGGAAAGCTCGTCCTCGTCTTCGTCCTCGTCGTCCGAAACCACGACTCCGACCGGAAAATACGTCGCAATGCCCGAAACGCCTTACAGCTACGATACGACCGGCAAGACCGTCCGCAACGCCTTCGACGAGAATGGCGAGGTCGACCTGCTTTTCCCGATCAACTCTACTTACTATATCACGAGAAACTTCCAGGTCGCGAAGCTCGAGACCGTCGACGGCGACTACAAGATGGACTACCGCGCCGCCCCTCACTGTAGGGAAATGCTCGCCGCAATGCGCAAAGAACTTAACAGCGATATCAGCGCGTTCTCGACCTACCGCTCATACTCTTATCAGGAGGGCAACTTCCAGCGCAAGGTCAATAAACTTATCAGCAAGGGCTACAGCAAGACCGACGCTTACAACACCGCCGCGACCATCGTCGCTATCCCCGGTACCAGCGAGCACCAGCTCGGCCTCGCGATAGACGTTTACCTCTGGAGTCTTTATAAGCGCGACGGCGAACTTAACGAAAGCTTCGAGGGCACGAAGGAGTACAAATGGCTGCAGGAGCATGCGTGGGAATACGGCTTCATCCTGAGCTATCCAAAGGATAAGATTAAGGATACCGGCATCATCTACGAGCCGTGGCACTACCGTTACGTCGGCATAGAGAACGCGAAGGCGATCCGCGACAGCGGCAAGCTGCTTTCGCAGTGGCTCGAGGATCAGAACATAGTTTACGTCTACAACGGCAAATAA